A window from Flavobacterium gyeonganense encodes these proteins:
- a CDS encoding SulP family inorganic anion transporter — MTKKINLFANLKSDFASGLVVFLVALPLCLGIAMASGAPLFSGIIAGVIGGIVVGYLSQSHISVSGPAAGLTAIVLTAITDFGAFDVFLLSVFIAGVIQLALGFLKAGSISNYFPTNVIEGMLAGIGIIIILKQIPHAFGYDADFEGDQAFVQNDGSNSFSFLFDVINHIQLGAVVISLISLVILISWDKVPFLKRLKLVPGALVAVILGVVLNEFFTSSGSSLAIGKEHLVSLPVPKSFEDFKSIIITPNFAAVTNPQVWVVGITIAIVASIETLLCIEASDRMDVQKRYTNTNVELKAQGLGNMASALLGGLPMTSVVVRSSANNNAGAKSKMSTIIHGVLLLISVLSIPVVLNKIPLATLATVLILVGYKLAKPATFMHFWEKGKYQFIPFIATLVFVVATDLLKGVALGIIISIIFVLRGNLKRAYNFKKEEYEDGDIIHIDLAQEVSFLNKAAIKQTLNDIPENSKVIINAHDTEYIAHDVLDLIREFKETRAIDENIKVKLKGFKEAYELENTPENNNHVSIEHYYDVAKRALVKKQEVKEDF; from the coding sequence CAAATCTGACTTCGCTTCAGGTTTAGTGGTTTTTCTGGTGGCTCTTCCATTGTGTTTAGGTATAGCAATGGCTTCGGGTGCACCTTTATTTTCAGGAATTATTGCAGGTGTTATTGGCGGAATCGTAGTAGGTTATTTAAGCCAGTCACATATCAGCGTTTCCGGACCTGCAGCAGGACTGACAGCAATTGTATTAACGGCTATTACTGATTTTGGTGCTTTTGATGTGTTTTTACTTTCTGTTTTTATAGCGGGTGTAATTCAGTTAGCATTAGGGTTTTTAAAGGCAGGTAGTATTTCGAATTATTTTCCGACTAACGTAATCGAAGGGATGCTGGCAGGTATCGGAATTATTATAATCCTGAAACAAATTCCACACGCTTTTGGTTATGATGCTGATTTTGAGGGTGATCAGGCTTTTGTTCAAAATGACGGAAGTAATTCTTTTTCATTTTTATTTGACGTAATTAATCATATTCAATTAGGAGCCGTAGTAATCTCACTGATATCATTGGTTATCTTGATTTCATGGGACAAAGTTCCTTTTTTAAAAAGATTAAAATTAGTTCCAGGAGCTCTGGTAGCTGTAATTTTAGGAGTTGTTCTGAATGAATTTTTTACATCTTCAGGAAGTTCACTTGCTATTGGAAAAGAACATTTAGTTTCGTTGCCAGTTCCAAAATCTTTTGAGGACTTTAAATCGATTATTATTACGCCAAATTTTGCAGCCGTAACAAATCCACAAGTTTGGGTTGTAGGTATTACAATTGCTATAGTTGCTTCTATTGAGACATTATTGTGTATTGAAGCTTCAGACAGGATGGATGTTCAGAAACGATATACAAATACAAATGTCGAGCTTAAAGCGCAGGGATTAGGAAATATGGCGAGCGCACTTTTAGGAGGTTTGCCAATGACATCAGTAGTGGTCAGGTCATCTGCAAACAACAATGCTGGTGCTAAATCTAAAATGTCAACTATAATTCATGGAGTTCTTTTATTAATCAGTGTACTGTCAATTCCGGTAGTATTAAATAAAATTCCATTGGCTACTTTGGCAACTGTCCTGATTTTGGTTGGATATAAATTAGCAAAACCGGCAACTTTCATGCATTTCTGGGAAAAAGGAAAATACCAGTTTATCCCTTTTATAGCAACATTAGTCTTTGTTGTCGCTACAGATTTGCTGAAAGGTGTTGCGTTGGGAATTATAATTAGTATCATCTTTGTATTAAGAGGAAACCTGAAGAGAGCATACAACTTCAAAAAAGAAGAATATGAAGATGGCGATATTATTCACATCGATTTAGCTCAGGAAGTTTCCTTTTTGAATAAAGCTGCTATAAAACAGACTCTAAATGATATTCCGGAAAATTCTAAAGTAATAATTAATGCCCATGATACAGAGTATATTGCGCATGATGTACTTGATTTGATTCGTGAGTTTAAGGAAACCCGTGCTATTGACGAAAATATTAAAGTGAAGCTTAAAGGCTTTAAAGAAGCTTATGAGTTAGAGAATACGCCTGAAAATAATAACCATGTTTCTATTGAACATTACTATGATGTGGCTAAAAGGGCATTGGTTAAAAAACAAGAAGTAAAAGAAGATTTTTAA